Proteins found in one Desulfovibrio porci genomic segment:
- the rpsI gene encoding 30S ribosomal protein S9, giving the protein MSEKFEYGTGRRKTATARTRVYAGSGGITVNGRSFEEYFPRKTLQMIIRQPLVLAKLAEKLDVRVNVAGGGVTGQAEAVRHGISRALLLVDPALRPVLKKAGFLTRDARKKERKKYGLRAARARYQYSKR; this is encoded by the coding sequence ATGAGCGAAAAATTTGAATACGGCACCGGCCGCCGCAAGACCGCCACGGCCCGTACCCGCGTTTACGCCGGTTCGGGCGGCATCACGGTTAACGGGCGCTCCTTTGAGGAGTATTTCCCCCGCAAGACCCTCCAGATGATCATTCGTCAGCCTCTGGTGCTGGCCAAGCTGGCCGAAAAGCTGGACGTGCGCGTCAATGTGGCCGGCGGCGGCGTGACCGGTCAGGCCGAAGCCGTGCGTCACGGTATTTCCCGCGCCCTGCTGCTGGTGGACCCGGCTCTGCGTCCGGTGTTGAAAAAAGCGGGTTTCCTGACCCGCGACGCCCGCAAGAAGGAACGCAAAAAATACGGTCTGCGCGCGGCCCGCGCCCGGTACCAGTATTCCAAGCGTTAA
- the rplM gene encoding 50S ribosomal protein L13 has protein sequence MKTFSPTPKDINRQWFVVDAQDQVLGRLASQIAHRLRGKHKPEFAPHMDNGDFIVVVNCEKVKVTGAKMTDKKYYRHSGWVGGLKTTTLGDVLADKPSRVLMSAVRGMLPKNRLGRAMLKKLKIYAGPEHPHTAQNPQPLTLPY, from the coding sequence ATGAAGACGTTCAGCCCTACCCCCAAAGACATCAACCGCCAGTGGTTTGTGGTTGACGCCCAGGATCAGGTTCTCGGCCGTCTGGCCAGCCAGATTGCCCATCGCCTGCGCGGCAAGCACAAGCCTGAGTTCGCCCCGCATATGGATAACGGGGATTTCATCGTGGTCGTCAACTGCGAAAAGGTCAAAGTGACCGGCGCGAAAATGACCGACAAAAAATATTACCGGCACTCCGGCTGGGTAGGTGGCCTCAAGACCACGACCCTCGGCGATGTGCTGGCCGACAAGCCTTCGCGCGTTCTGATGTCCGCCGTGCGCGGCATGCTGCCCAAGAACCGTCTGGGCCGCGCCATGTTGAAGAAACTCAAGATTTATGCCGGGCCCGAGCATCCGCACACGGCCCAGAATCCTCAGCCGCTGACCCTGCCTTACTAA
- a CDS encoding HD domain-containing protein codes for MPVIRKSLLQLIFSGAYMLRWNDKLRPVELLEIDKQAHKMLLACVLWHENSRDLPEDRHLALARDIIEGGLFDYFYRLIITDIKPPVFYKIKENPVHYRQLTEHVLARLEPVLAPLGDFWERMRAWHLSGDENGLDRRILTAAHLYASQWEFHLIKPLNGFDDEMDDIDLSFVERLDTFRDLRGMEAILTPNTALAKLANLCGQLRFQIRWTQAPRIPATSVLGHMFIVAAFAYFFSLAVDACTARANNNFFCGLFHDLPELLTRDIISPVKQSVASLPLIIKEYEEAELERRIFRPLREQGFGPLVERISYYLGLSVGSEFQECRREGGKIIKVDGFEALQRGCNRDALDPKDGQMLKICDWLAAFLEAHSSIRNGISSPHLQEAQARLKAKLCESPLECLHLGALLADFD; via the coding sequence ATGCCGGTTATTCGCAAGAGCCTGCTGCAACTGATCTTTTCCGGCGCGTATATGCTGCGCTGGAACGACAAGCTGCGCCCTGTGGAACTGCTGGAAATTGACAAACAGGCCCACAAAATGCTGCTGGCCTGCGTGCTCTGGCACGAAAATTCGCGCGACCTGCCGGAAGACCGGCACCTGGCCCTGGCCCGCGACATCATCGAGGGTGGTCTGTTCGATTATTTCTACCGCCTGATCATCACGGACATCAAGCCGCCGGTCTTTTACAAAATCAAGGAAAATCCCGTCCACTACCGCCAGCTCACAGAGCATGTCCTGGCCCGGCTGGAGCCGGTGCTCGCCCCGCTGGGAGATTTCTGGGAGCGCATGCGGGCCTGGCATCTGAGCGGCGACGAGAACGGGCTGGACCGGCGCATTCTCACGGCGGCCCATTTGTACGCCTCGCAGTGGGAATTTCATCTCATCAAGCCGCTCAACGGTTTTGACGATGAAATGGACGACATTGACCTTTCCTTTGTGGAGCGGCTGGATACTTTCCGCGACCTCAGGGGCATGGAGGCCATTCTCACGCCCAATACGGCCCTGGCCAAGCTGGCCAACCTCTGCGGTCAGCTGCGTTTCCAGATCCGCTGGACCCAGGCTCCGCGCATTCCGGCCACCTCGGTGCTGGGGCATATGTTCATTGTGGCCGCCTTCGCCTACTTCTTCAGCCTTGCGGTGGACGCCTGCACAGCCAGGGCCAACAACAATTTTTTCTGCGGCCTGTTCCACGACCTGCCGGAACTGCTGACCCGCGATATCATTTCCCCGGTCAAGCAGTCCGTGGCCAGCCTGCCCCTGATCATTAAAGAATATGAGGAAGCGGAACTGGAACGGCGCATTTTCCGGCCCCTGCGCGAACAGGGTTTCGGCCCCCTGGTGGAGCGCATTTCCTACTATCTGGGCCTGAGCGTTGGTTCGGAATTTCAGGAATGCCGGCGGGAGGGCGGCAAAATCATCAAGGTGGACGGCTTTGAAGCGCTCCAGCGCGGTTGCAACCGCGACGCCCTGGACCCCAAGGACGGCCAGATGCTCAAGATCTGCGACTGGCTGGCCGCTTTTCTGGAAGCGCACAGCTCCATCCGCAACGGAATTTCCTCGCCGCATCTGCAGGAGGCTCAGGCCCGGCTCAAAGCCAAGCTCTGCGAAAGCCCGCTGGAATGCCTGCATCTGGGCGCATTGCTGGCCGACTTCGACTAG
- a CDS encoding LL-diaminopimelate aminotransferase, whose product MATINTNFLKLQSNYLFADIARKVANFKDSNPDSRVISLGIGDVTRPLVPAVVEALHKAVDEMGDAAHFHGYGPEQGYAFLRDLIMENDYKARGVNLSPDEIFVSDGAKSDVGNFQELFAPDSIVAVTDPVYPVYVDSNAMAGRAGDMAGKQWNRLVYLPCVRANDFVPDFPKTRPDMIYLCYPNNPTGTVLSRAALQGWVDYARREGCVILYDSAYEAFIRDPDVPHSIYELEGAQEVAVEFRSFSKTAGFTGLRCAYTVVPKALQISDGKGGKTGLNALWNRRQCTKYNGCAYIVQRAAAAVYSQEGRSQIEGVIRGYQSNAALLSAAVKEMGLEVFGGVNAPYIWVSVPKGMDSWGFFDHLLQSAALVCTPGAGFGASGEGYVRLTAFGSPEDTEEAIRRMRQLR is encoded by the coding sequence ATGGCTACGATCAATACCAATTTTCTCAAGCTCCAGAGCAATTACCTTTTTGCCGACATTGCCCGCAAGGTCGCTAATTTCAAGGATTCCAATCCCGACAGCCGGGTCATCAGCCTGGGTATCGGCGATGTGACGCGCCCCCTGGTCCCGGCGGTGGTGGAAGCCCTGCACAAGGCCGTGGACGAAATGGGCGACGCCGCACATTTTCACGGCTACGGCCCGGAACAGGGCTATGCTTTTCTGCGCGACCTGATCATGGAGAACGACTACAAGGCGCGCGGCGTGAACCTCAGTCCAGATGAAATTTTCGTCAGTGACGGGGCCAAGTCCGATGTGGGCAACTTTCAGGAGCTCTTTGCCCCGGACAGCATTGTGGCCGTCACGGACCCGGTCTACCCGGTCTATGTGGACTCCAACGCCATGGCCGGGCGCGCCGGGGACATGGCGGGCAAGCAGTGGAACCGGCTTGTCTATCTGCCCTGCGTCAGGGCCAACGATTTCGTACCGGATTTTCCCAAGACCCGGCCGGACATGATTTACCTCTGCTATCCCAACAATCCCACGGGCACCGTGCTTTCCCGCGCGGCCCTGCAGGGCTGGGTGGACTACGCCCGGCGCGAGGGCTGCGTGATCCTCTATGATTCGGCCTATGAGGCCTTCATCCGTGATCCGGACGTGCCGCACAGCATCTATGAGCTGGAAGGCGCGCAGGAAGTGGCTGTGGAGTTCCGCAGTTTTTCCAAAACCGCCGGTTTCACTGGCCTGCGCTGCGCCTACACCGTGGTGCCCAAGGCCCTGCAGATCAGCGACGGCAAAGGCGGCAAGACGGGGCTCAACGCTCTTTGGAATCGCCGCCAGTGCACCAAGTACAACGGTTGCGCCTACATCGTGCAGCGCGCCGCCGCCGCCGTGTACAGTCAGGAAGGCCGCAGCCAGATTGAGGGCGTGATCAGGGGCTATCAGAGCAATGCCGCCCTGCTCAGCGCGGCGGTGAAGGAAATGGGCCTGGAGGTCTTCGGCGGGGTCAACGCCCCCTACATCTGGGTGAGCGTGCCCAAGGGCATGGATTCCTGGGGTTTCTTCGACCATCTGCTGCAGTCGGCGGCCCTGGTCTGCACGCCGGGCGCGGGCTTCGGAGCCAGCGGCGAAGGCTATGTGCGCCTGACGGCCTTCGGTTCGCCCGAGGATACAGAAGAAGCCATCCGCCGCATGCGTCAGTTGCGCTGA
- the dapF gene encoding diaminopimelate epimerase yields MVAGLHFTKMQGIGNDYVYVNGFEERVDNPGELAKRISDRHFGVGSDGLVLILPSGVADLRMRMFNADGSEAEMCGNATRCVGKYARDHGIVNKDVIRLETAAGIKIIRLLFEAGEVCGATVDMGEPVLAPDRIPVLVAPALTEGEDPQRFIARPVEVGGRTYAITAVSMGNPHAVVFMDGIDDLDLPKLGPKFEHHPIFPKRTNTEFVEVASSDKIRMRVWERGAGETLACGTGACAAAVASVLNGHTGRSLDVELKGGVLHIDWDKSDGHVYMTGGAVTVFDGVYFI; encoded by the coding sequence ATGGTCGCGGGATTGCATTTCACCAAAATGCAGGGCATCGGCAATGATTACGTCTACGTGAATGGCTTTGAGGAGCGCGTGGACAACCCCGGCGAACTGGCCAAAAGGATCAGCGACCGGCATTTCGGCGTGGGTTCCGACGGTCTGGTGCTGATTTTGCCCTCCGGTGTGGCCGATTTGCGCATGCGCATGTTCAACGCCGACGGCTCGGAAGCCGAAATGTGCGGCAACGCCACCCGTTGCGTGGGCAAATACGCGCGCGATCACGGCATCGTCAACAAGGATGTCATCCGTCTGGAAACGGCGGCGGGCATCAAAATTATCCGCCTGCTCTTTGAGGCCGGAGAGGTTTGCGGGGCCACCGTGGACATGGGCGAACCCGTGCTCGCGCCTGACCGCATTCCCGTGCTGGTCGCGCCCGCCCTGACCGAGGGCGAAGATCCGCAGCGCTTCATCGCCCGCCCGGTGGAGGTGGGAGGCCGCACGTACGCGATAACCGCCGTGTCCATGGGCAATCCGCACGCGGTGGTTTTCATGGACGGCATCGACGACCTGGATCTGCCCAAGCTGGGACCGAAGTTCGAGCATCATCCCATTTTTCCCAAGCGCACCAATACTGAATTTGTGGAGGTCGCTTCCTCCGACAAAATCAGAATGCGCGTCTGGGAGCGCGGCGCCGGGGAAACCCTGGCCTGCGGCACCGGCGCGTGCGCCGCGGCGGTGGCCAGCGTGCTCAACGGGCATACGGGCCGCTCGCTGGATGTGGAACTCAAGGGCGGCGTGCTGCATATCGACTGGGATAAGAGCGACGGCCACGTCTACATGACGGGCGGCGCTGTGACCGTTTTTGACGGCGTATATTTTATCTGA
- the lpdD gene encoding prenylated flavin chaperone LpdD — MRFRLCQGRLKLELRVLRLGRDLQVVLNGGAAHLGAVALAAPGGADEAGLLVLPGHREDQLVRRMARRMADALNCAVCVSAGIHYDAISKEEIAAVERLAETLTERCLAAMTAEQKDEAC; from the coding sequence ATGCGTTTTCGTCTCTGCCAGGGACGGCTGAAACTGGAATTGCGCGTCCTGCGGCTGGGGCGCGATCTTCAGGTGGTGCTGAACGGCGGCGCGGCCCATCTGGGAGCCGTGGCCCTGGCCGCGCCCGGCGGCGCGGACGAAGCGGGTCTGCTTGTTCTGCCGGGACACCGGGAAGATCAACTGGTCCGGCGCATGGCCCGGCGCATGGCCGACGCCCTGAACTGCGCCGTCTGCGTAAGCGCGGGCATCCATTACGACGCCATCAGCAAAGAAGAAATCGCCGCCGTGGAGCGCCTGGCCGAAACGCTGACAGAGCGCTGCCTGGCCGCCATGACAGCGGAACAAAAGGATGAAGCATGCTGA
- the bioA gene encoding adenosylmethionine--8-amino-7-oxononanoate transaminase, which yields MRGADSTGGAMREGRPLCAVFVSGTGTDVGKTVFTAALLRALRLAGVAAQAVKPVQTGVPAGEEYDALQADAPVYTAAVADLPPVPGLAPAAVLRCFSLPASPHLAAAYDGKRLKAAELARDILKHWDGLNGAAELLLLEGAGGLCVPLNKREDMLDLMDALDLPVLLVSGNGLGALNHTLLSLAALRDKGLRLAALALIPTQPAAAGAPDEDEARILADNPRMLRARLAQAGCDAPVLELPRLARLDGAAWQRLAAELSPLAEELRRSVECPRGEAAADLVSRDHGAVWHPYASAVELPPLCAARRSHDNRIVLADGRELIDGMSSWWAAAHGYNHPRLLAALRSQAGRMPHVMFGGLTHAPAVELAERLLAHMPRGLERVFFADSGSVAVEVALKMALQYQQGRGETRRTRFLTPRGGYHGDTLGAMSVCDPVTGMHSLFAGLLPRQIFMERPSCRFDAPFDPASLDDARRALEQHGKEIAAVILEPVVQGAGGMWFYHPDYLRGLAELCRGAGTLLIFDEIATGFGRTGKFFAAEWAGVTPDILCCGKALTGGMLTLAATACTGDVAREICREGRVFMHGPTFMANALACAVAGAALDILDENRWQGQVAGLETAMRQGLEPCRQLPGVADVRVLGGIGVVEMEQAVNTAALQTCFVEQGVWIRPFNRLIYLMPPYPSPATDVARLCAAVEEALRRGAHRADA from the coding sequence ATGCGCGGCGCTGATTCCACAGGCGGCGCGATGCGGGAAGGGCGTCCTCTGTGCGCCGTCTTTGTGAGCGGCACCGGCACGGATGTGGGCAAGACCGTGTTCACGGCGGCCCTGTTGCGGGCGCTGCGTCTGGCGGGTGTGGCGGCTCAGGCCGTGAAGCCCGTGCAGACCGGCGTGCCCGCGGGAGAGGAATATGACGCGCTTCAGGCTGACGCGCCGGTGTATACGGCGGCTGTGGCCGATCTGCCGCCTGTGCCGGGTCTGGCCCCGGCGGCCGTGCTGCGCTGCTTTTCCCTGCCCGCTTCGCCTCATCTGGCCGCCGCGTACGATGGCAAGCGTCTGAAAGCGGCAGAGCTGGCCCGGGACATCCTGAAGCATTGGGACGGCCTGAATGGCGCGGCGGAACTTTTGCTGCTGGAAGGCGCGGGTGGACTGTGCGTGCCGCTCAACAAGCGGGAGGACATGCTGGACCTGATGGACGCTCTGGATTTGCCCGTGCTGCTGGTGAGCGGCAACGGTCTGGGCGCATTGAATCATACCCTGCTTTCTCTGGCCGCCCTGCGCGACAAGGGCTTGCGTCTGGCGGCTCTGGCCCTGATCCCCACGCAACCTGCCGCAGCGGGCGCTCCGGATGAGGATGAAGCCCGCATTCTGGCCGACAATCCCCGGATGCTGCGCGCGCGGCTGGCGCAAGCCGGCTGTGACGCGCCGGTGCTGGAGCTGCCTCGTCTGGCGCGTTTGGACGGCGCGGCATGGCAGCGTCTGGCCGCGGAATTGTCGCCTCTGGCAGAGGAACTGCGCCGCTCTGTGGAATGTCCGCGCGGCGAGGCCGCAGCGGATCTGGTATCGCGCGACCACGGCGCGGTCTGGCATCCCTATGCTTCGGCCGTGGAATTGCCGCCCTTATGCGCGGCCCGGCGCAGCCATGACAACCGTATCGTTCTGGCTGACGGGCGGGAACTGATCGACGGCATGTCCTCCTGGTGGGCGGCGGCGCATGGCTACAATCATCCCCGTCTGCTCGCGGCCCTGCGTTCCCAGGCCGGCCGCATGCCGCACGTGATGTTCGGCGGCCTGACGCACGCCCCGGCCGTGGAGCTGGCGGAGCGCCTGCTGGCGCATATGCCCCGGGGGCTGGAGCGCGTCTTTTTTGCCGATTCCGGTTCCGTGGCTGTGGAGGTGGCCCTGAAAATGGCCCTGCAATATCAGCAGGGCAGGGGAGAGACGCGGCGCACGCGTTTTTTGACGCCGCGCGGCGGCTATCACGGCGATACGCTGGGGGCCATGTCGGTCTGTGACCCGGTGACGGGCATGCACAGTCTGTTCGCGGGGCTGTTGCCGCGACAGATTTTTATGGAGCGGCCTTCCTGCCGTTTTGACGCGCCCTTTGATCCGGCCAGCCTGGACGACGCCCGCCGGGCGCTGGAGCAACACGGCAAAGAGATCGCGGCCGTGATTCTGGAACCTGTGGTACAGGGCGCGGGCGGCATGTGGTTTTACCATCCGGATTATCTGCGCGGTCTGGCGGAACTCTGTCGCGGGGCAGGCACGCTGCTGATTTTTGACGAGATCGCCACCGGCTTCGGCCGCACCGGAAAATTTTTTGCCGCGGAGTGGGCCGGCGTCACGCCGGACATTCTTTGCTGTGGCAAGGCCCTGACCGGCGGCATGCTCACCCTGGCGGCCACGGCCTGCACCGGCGACGTGGCGCGGGAGATCTGCCGGGAAGGCCGGGTCTTCATGCACGGGCCCACATTTATGGCCAATGCTTTGGCCTGCGCCGTGGCCGGGGCCGCTCTGGACATCCTGGACGAAAACCGCTGGCAGGGGCAGGTGGCCGGTCTGGAAACGGCCATGCGCCAGGGGCTGGAGCCCTGCCGCCAACTGCCCGGCGTGGCGGACGTGCGGGTGCTGGGCGGCATCGGCGTGGTGGAAATGGAGCAGGCCGTGAATACGGCGGCCTTGCAGACCTGTTTTGTGGAGCAGGGGGTCTGGATCAGACCCTTCAACCGTCTGATCTACCTTATGCCGCCCTACCCGAGTCCCGCCACGGACGTGGCCCGGCTTTGCGCGGCTGTGGAGGAAGCCCTGCGCCGGGGGGCGCACAGGGCGGACGCCTGA
- the bioB gene encoding biotin synthase BioB: MEMFPAATPAQALALLSLPDARLFEQAARLREAAFGRAVDLCAIINARSGNCAMDCRFCSQSRHNHTPIAVFDLLPDDALRERILKLAALPVNHIGIVTSGAALSEAELAHLRAVLATLPDAARPRVCASLGRLSAAQLEQLAGAGLTRYHHNLETAQSHYPRVCTTQTWEQRRDTVLRAQRAGLTVCTGGLFGLGESWEERIAFAFSLKELGVRHVPMNFLHPHPQTPLAGQEILSAREALRIIALFRHILPEATLRICGGRPTTLGTRQHEIFAAGANALMTGDYLTTHGQGIEEDLAMIAAQGLEAGSHARR; encoded by the coding sequence ATGGAGATGTTCCCGGCGGCAACGCCCGCCCAGGCTTTAGCACTTTTGTCCCTGCCCGACGCGCGGCTTTTTGAACAGGCCGCGCGTTTGCGCGAGGCGGCTTTCGGACGCGCGGTGGATCTTTGCGCCATCATTAACGCCCGCAGCGGCAACTGCGCCATGGATTGCCGCTTTTGTTCCCAGAGCCGTCATAATCACACGCCCATAGCTGTGTTTGATCTTTTGCCGGATGACGCATTGCGGGAGCGTATTCTGAAACTGGCCGCGCTGCCGGTGAACCATATCGGCATCGTCACTAGCGGCGCGGCGCTCAGCGAGGCGGAGCTGGCGCATCTGCGCGCTGTGCTGGCCACATTGCCGGACGCGGCGCGGCCCCGCGTCTGCGCCTCTCTGGGGCGGCTGAGTGCGGCCCAGCTTGAGCAACTGGCCGGGGCCGGTCTTACACGCTACCACCACAATCTGGAGACAGCGCAAAGCCATTACCCGCGTGTCTGTACCACCCAGACCTGGGAACAGCGCCGCGATACGGTGCTCCGGGCTCAGCGTGCCGGTCTGACGGTATGCACCGGCGGTTTGTTCGGTCTGGGCGAAAGCTGGGAGGAGCGCATCGCCTTTGCGTTCAGCCTCAAGGAACTGGGCGTTCGCCATGTGCCCATGAATTTTCTGCATCCTCACCCCCAAACGCCGCTGGCCGGGCAAGAAATTCTCTCCGCCCGGGAGGCGTTGCGGATCATCGCCCTGTTCCGGCACATTCTGCCCGAGGCCACGTTGCGGATCTGCGGCGGCCGTCCCACAACCCTTGGAACGCGACAGCACGAAATTTTCGCTGCCGGGGCCAATGCCCTGATGACCGGCGATTATCTTACCACGCACGGACAGGGCATTGAAGAAGACCTTGCCATGATCGCGGCTCAGGGCCTGGAGGCGGGCAGTCATGCGCGGCGCTGA
- a CDS encoding MucR family transcriptional regulator, whose protein sequence is MDDYLKEALEITRAQAGVRIMTEEDIATFIQKVAVGIRAVAEGEAPVELDSAEMALEARKSVKEKSVTCLECGKSFKILTKRHLASHGMDTAEYREKWGFKKDAPLVCKALQRERRKKMKDMKLWEKRRKVVK, encoded by the coding sequence ATGGACGATTATTTAAAAGAGGCGTTGGAAATCACCCGCGCCCAGGCCGGTGTCCGGATTATGACTGAAGAGGACATCGCGACCTTTATCCAGAAGGTGGCGGTGGGCATCCGTGCTGTGGCCGAAGGCGAAGCGCCGGTGGAACTCGACAGCGCTGAAATGGCTCTGGAAGCCCGCAAATCGGTGAAAGAAAAATCCGTTACCTGCCTTGAATGTGGAAAGAGCTTCAAAATCCTGACGAAGCGGCATCTGGCCAGTCACGGCATGGATACCGCCGAATACAGGGAAAAATGGGGCTTCAAGAAGGATGCGCCGCTGGTTTGCAAAGCCCTGCAACGTGAACGCCGCAAAAAGATGAAAGACATGAAGCTGTGGGAAAAGCGGCGCAAAGTAGTCAAATAG
- a CDS encoding DUF4851 domain-containing protein, whose protein sequence is MTTKHMRLFGIAALVLMMVGCSAAQQRGMVGSAYVSTARPAIAVEAKNMPLLTAGRGSANLTRSSMAGGLPIRVWLAVYGAGDISPMAVVAQAEVPQGWYWDGIMRRPFSVDDGVEVFDGVGYQACTYIVDSSRDPFGALVAGKTPEGRPVRWLARGFAARYNFNDDKIIMEYREPLPAGIESLSALPLGAADTLKDFEQRARETFSVGPVPADLSPLRQGYAQGVQWQYMDESFLGTVSQYDFFNDN, encoded by the coding sequence ATGACGACGAAACACATGCGTCTTTTCGGTATAGCGGCTCTGGTGCTGATGATGGTCGGCTGCAGTGCCGCGCAGCAACGCGGTATGGTCGGCTCCGCCTATGTTTCCACCGCTCGTCCGGCCATTGCCGTGGAAGCCAAAAACATGCCGCTGCTCACGGCGGGACGGGGTTCGGCCAATCTGACCAGGAGCAGCATGGCGGGCGGCCTGCCCATCCGCGTCTGGCTTGCGGTCTACGGCGCGGGCGACATCAGCCCCATGGCCGTGGTGGCTCAGGCCGAAGTGCCCCAGGGCTGGTACTGGGACGGCATTATGCGCCGCCCGTTCAGCGTGGATGACGGCGTGGAGGTTTTTGACGGCGTCGGCTATCAGGCCTGCACCTATATTGTGGACAGCAGCCGTGATCCCTTTGGCGCGCTGGTGGCCGGCAAAACGCCGGAAGGCCGTCCCGTGCGCTGGCTGGCCCGTGGTTTTGCGGCCCGCTACAACTTTAATGACGATAAGATCATCATGGAATATCGTGAGCCGCTTCCCGCCGGAATAGAATCTCTTTCGGCCTTGCCTCTGGGGGCTGCCGATACGCTTAAAGACTTTGAACAGCGGGCGCGGGAGACGTTCAGCGTGGGGCCGGTGCCCGCTGATCTTTCCCCGTTGCGTCAGGGGTACGCGCAGGGCGTGCAATGGCAGTACATGGATGAGAGTTTTCTGGGTACCGTATCCCAATATGACTTTTTCAACGATAACTGA